CCACCGAGAACCAGCGCCTCGGCGTGCCGATCCTCGACTTCCGCGGCACCCCCACGGGCATCGACGTCACCAAGGTGCTCGCCTCCGGCGTGCTCCCGCAGATCAACACCGGCATGGCCGGTCGCGTCGCGGGCGTCGGCCAGGTCGGCGCGGGTCTCGTGACCCCGCCGATGGAGTGCTTCGAGGGCGCCGTCCAGGCCCTGGCGGCGGCCGCGCCGACGCTCGGGTGAGCCGCGCCGGGCGCCTCGCGGTCGTCGCCGCCCTGGTGGCGGTGGCCGCGAGCACCCGGTCACCCCTGACCTCGGTGCCGCCCCTCGTGGGCGAGCTCGAGGACGCGCTCGGCCTGAGCAGCGTCGCCGTCGGACTGCTGACCGCGCTCCCCGTGCTCTGCATGGGGGTGCTGGCGCCGGCGGCGACGCTGCTCGCGGCCCGTCTCGGTCTCGAACGGGCGCTGGCCGTGGGCGCCGTCGCCATCGCCGTCGGTGTCGCGGTGCGCCCCTGGGGCCCCGCCGCCGTGCTCCTCGCCGGCACGCTCGTCGCCGGCGCGGGCATCGCGATCGTCGGCGCGCTGCTGCCCGGGGCCGTGAAGCGGCACTTCCCGCGACGACCGGGCGCGATGACCGGCGCCTACATGGCCGCGATGATGACGACGGCCGCGGTGGCCGCCGCCCTCGCCGTACCCCTCGCCGACGCCGTCGGCTGGCGCACCTCGCTGGGGATCTGGGCGGTGCCCGCGGCCGCGGCGGCCGTCTGGTGGGTCGTGCGCGCGGGCCGTCGACCGGTCCCCGTGCGCTCCGCGGCCGGTCCCGCGGCCACGGCCCGGCTGCCGTGGCGCAGCCCGGCCGCCTGGCTGGTGACGGGCTACCTCACCACCAGCTCGATCATGTTCTACGCGTTGCTCGCCTGGATCGCGCCGTCCTACACCGACCGCGGCTGGGACGAGGCCGCCGCCGGCCTCCTCCTCGCGGGCTTCAGCGCGGCGCAGCTGGCCTCCGCCCTCGCCGTACCGCTCGTCGTCGACCGTGTGCGCGACCGCCGGGGCCTGTACGCCGCGGCCGGCACCGTCAACGCCGTCGCCCTCACCGCGCTGGTCGTGGCCCCCGAGTCCGTCCCCTGGGCGATCGTGCTGCTGCTCGGCTTCGGCAACGGCGCCGCCTTCACGCTGGGACTGACGCAGCTCGTGGAGCACGCCGGCACCGCCCACGACTCGGCACGGCTCGCGGGGATGGCGTTCCTGGTGTCCTACGGCGTCGCCGCCGGCGGGCCGACGGGGATCGGGGCGCTGCACGACGCGCTCGGCTCGTGGACCGTGCCGTTCCTGCTCCTCGCGGTCGTGGCCGCCGCGCAGGTCGTGGTCGGCGCGCTGCTGGGGCCGACGCGGCGGGTGGCGGCGTAGTCCGCACGGGCCAGCCTGGTGTGGCCCGGTCTCGCCCGCTCCGCCCAGCGCTCCCCCGCCCGCACTCCCCCGGCGCGCAATGTGCGGCTGCGACAGCGCGGATCGACTCGGACGTGTCCCAGCTGCACAGTTCGCGCGGCGGCTCGGGCGCGTCCGGCGCGGACCGCCGGGAAACGCGGACGGACTCGAGCCGGCGGAGGAAAACGCGGACCCAGCCCTCGGTCGGATCGATCCAGACGGCTCCTCAGCTGCCCGCCGTCCGCGTTTTCTTCACCCGGGCCAGGCCGGGCCGGGGCTGGCCCCCGGCCGGCCCGGAAGTGTGCAGCTGGGACAACCCAGATGCCTCAGACCCTGCCCCAGCCGCACATTTCGCAAAGTCGCGGCCGAGGCCGCACCCCCCGCGCCCCACCGCAGCCTCACGCCACCCCGGGCGGGTCGGCCCGCAGCAGTCCGGCGTGGATCGGCCCCTCGAGCTCGGTCAACGGCCGCCCGGTCCCTCCGCGGTGCAGCCCCACGAT
This Nocardioides alkalitolerans DNA region includes the following protein-coding sequences:
- a CDS encoding MFS transporter, with translation MSRAGRLAVVAALVAVAASTRSPLTSVPPLVGELEDALGLSSVAVGLLTALPVLCMGVLAPAATLLAARLGLERALAVGAVAIAVGVAVRPWGPAAVLLAGTLVAGAGIAIVGALLPGAVKRHFPRRPGAMTGAYMAAMMTTAAVAAALAVPLADAVGWRTSLGIWAVPAAAAAVWWVVRAGRRPVPVRSAAGPAATARLPWRSPAAWLVTGYLTTSSIMFYALLAWIAPSYTDRGWDEAAAGLLLAGFSAAQLASALAVPLVVDRVRDRRGLYAAAGTVNAVALTALVVAPESVPWAIVLLLGFGNGAAFTLGLTQLVEHAGTAHDSARLAGMAFLVSYGVAAGGPTGIGALHDALGSWTVPFLLLAVVAAAQVVVGALLGPTRRVAA